The genomic segment TACTGTGGGTTATTGCCTATATTATCCAAGCCTTTTTCAATTACTTCCCCTAAAACCCTTCCCCAGTCATATGCTTGAACAGGTGATATAAAAGTCAAATAAATTGTAGTAATTATGATAATAGCTTTTAATTTTTTCATCATGATCATCTCGCCTGTTCTTGTTTTCTATAATTATTCCCTTCATAAAATATTCTGTCTAGATGGAGTACATCTATAAATTGTCTTACTAATATTTCTCAATTGATTAATCAAGTTCGTATATACAGTCCATACCTTGACATACTCCAGGAACTAGCCAGCCGTCGTATGGATCTGGTGGTTTATATGTTGATCCGGCGGACGAGTTATTAGAATCTGTGCCGCCATCACCGGATAGAGCAAGTCCCACAAGTCCTAAAATAGCGAGAGCACCTAGAATTTCTCCGGATGATAAATTATTATCGTATTGTCTTTTTCGCATTACTCTTAGGTTCTTTTGAGCGTGTGATGCTACGCTGGTATTTTTGCTTTTTGAAGCCAATTGAAACAATAACTCGGCTTTTTTATGGTCTTTTGGTACGCCAATACCGTGATAGTAGGCGTTTCCAAGATGAACTTGAGACCACGGTTCTCCTTGTTTTACTGAAGCGGTCCACCATATAGCAGCTACTTTTGGGTCTTTTCGAACTCCCCAACCATTGTTATACATCTCACCTAATGCTGATTGGGCATCAGGTTGATTTTGCTTTGCTGCTTTTAGAAGCCATTCATGCGCTTTATCGAAGCTTCCCGGAACACCTCGACCTTCAAGATACATCGCACCGATTTCAAATTGCGAATCTCGATGCCCCTCATTTGCGCCAGAAAGAAACCAGTTAGCAGCTTCAGAATATTTATTTGCTTTACTGTAAATTTTTCCAATACGATGCATGGCATCTGCGTTTCCATTGTTGGCCGCGTATTTATACCATGACACTGCTTTCTTATTGTCTTGCGGTACTCCCTGGCCATTATCGAATAAATAGCCTAGATTGTATTGCGCCATAGCATGGCCTTGCATAGCTGCCTTGTAATACCAACTAGCAGCTTTATTGTAATCTTTTGGAGCATTAAAGGCTGGAGTCATCCCAAATTGGTACATCATGCCGAGAAGATATTGTGCTGGTGCATAACCATTTTTAGCGGCGTTACGAGTTTGTTCATCAGAATTACTATAATCAAAAGGTATATCCACGTCAGTCATAAGGCTGAGATGAAATTGTGCTGGAGTATATCCTTGTTTTGCAGCTTTGTAATACCATTGTGCCGCCTGCTTGAATTGTTTGTTTTTATTTAACACCCGCCCATATTGATATTGGAGGCGTGATATATACGGATATAGAGATAATTCCTGACGACAAGCCTCTAATGCTCTGTTAATATTGATGTCATCAGATTTAATACCTTTTGCCTTGCGTTCTGAGTCAAAAGGATCAGAGGCAAGATTATCGCAAGCTAATATCGGATTATTGTTAATAGCTAGTGCGTTGTTTGATATCAATATTGAAATTAGGGTAGTTATTATACAATTCTTCATTATTATCCCCCTTGCCCTTATATTGATTAAGTGTTAACCGATATTAGCCTGGCCAACGATGAAAAACGTTTGCCATGTCAAGCGTCATAGAGAAACCACTCTTACGAAATAGTTAAAAAAACAGCTAGGTGTTTGTCATAAACATGCAAGAAGCTGAAAAGAACTATTAGATATGGTTTAACATAAATAAAAAAAGGGGTCAACATCAAAATAGAAAATAAGTCAAGGAACTGCGTCAAAAAATTAGAACAATGCGATATTTGTTATCACATCCGTCTGGTTAAGCAAATTGAATCCCCAACTGCAAGCAGAGCTTAATTTATCAAGTTTTTGTTTGTGCCGTGCTAATGTGATCAAGTCTACCAACAGTTGGCAGCTTGCTGGAGATAACCAGACGATCAGTTATTGGGACGGATGGCCGGTTTGGGTCGATACCCAGCATTCAAAGTGTCTTTTGATTATTACTTTATCGGTTCTTCATTTGAGACGCAGTTGCTCTAAATTCCCGAACAATTGTCAATTTGGTTGATTCTGTCTAGTTATCGGGGCTCAAAAGTATAAAAGACGCTACTTACCGCAAACCGATGGCTATTGAAGTGTGATAAGTCGTTTACGCGATTCTTTAATATTACAAAATGACGGCAATTTTTTTCTTTTGAAAGATTAAAAATTGCTTCGGTAGCTCTTAAAAAGGTAGCTTTAGAGACTGTATGTCCCAGGATCTCGTTAATTCTAGGCAAATTTTCTGCTTCATTCTGTCTATGTTTAGGCCATGCTTTTTCAACAACTAGTCCTTCCTGTGTAATTACAATATCAAAGAGATATTCGATACGACCAGTATTTTCGTCGGCCCAGCAAGGCGGATGATCTCTCCCTTGACCACCAGATAATCGCACTTTAAGGTAAGCCAGCTGACCGCGAAGATCAGCCGCTTCTTTCGCATAATTGACCTTTGAAGATTCAACCAGGGTCTTTGCAAGTTGTTGTAGCTTGCTTCGGTCCAGCGGTTTATTGAATTGCACCCTATATGCCTTCTCGAGCTCTTGAATGAATTCCAGAGCAGCAAGTGATTCTTTTTCAACACGATTGATTTTCTCTTCCGGTACTGTTTTTTTCTGCTTTCTATCAATTCTAGAGCTTTCCAAAACATGTTTATTCTCTTGATCTGATGATTCATCTATCAGAAACTG from the Methylomarinum sp. Ch1-1 genome contains:
- a CDS encoding tetratricopeptide repeat protein, whose translation is MKNCIITTLISILISNNALAINNNPILACDNLASDPFDSERKAKGIKSDDININRALEACRQELSLYPYISRLQYQYGRVLNKNKQFKQAAQWYYKAAKQGYTPAQFHLSLMTDVDIPFDYSNSDEQTRNAAKNGYAPAQYLLGMMYQFGMTPAFNAPKDYNKAASWYYKAAMQGHAMAQYNLGYLFDNGQGVPQDNKKAVSWYKYAANNGNADAMHRIGKIYSKANKYSEAANWFLSGANEGHRDSQFEIGAMYLEGRGVPGSFDKAHEWLLKAAKQNQPDAQSALGEMYNNGWGVRKDPKVAAIWWTASVKQGEPWSQVHLGNAYYHGIGVPKDHKKAELLFQLASKSKNTSVASHAQKNLRVMRKRQYDNNLSSGEILGALAILGLVGLALSGDGGTDSNNSSAGSTYKPPDPYDGWLVPGVCQGMDCIYELD